In Lepisosteus oculatus isolate fLepOcu1 chromosome 29, fLepOcu1.hap2, whole genome shotgun sequence, the genomic window ATGGGTTACTGTTGTTGTACCCCTATGGCAGCAACCTTACTGTTAGATGTGCAAACTTCCCCAATTTCAATGTATTATCCAAAACCTTGGTCAGTGAATTGTTCCTGCCATTTCTGTGGATATTCTTTCGTATACATAATAGacataaaattaaacataaaatgtaagTGACTGCTATGTCTAGTGACCAGATTTGTTGACGATCAGGTAGGTTTGCTAAAACCACTGATTGGTGAGGTTAGCATGCTGAAACTTCAGACTAGGGTGGTGCACTGGCAGTCACCAGCGTCTTGGTGCCGAGGCCTGGCCCGTCTGTGGGGATTGTGGGGATTGTGCATGTTCCTACAGTTGTGCCTTGGTCTGCTCCCTCCTCCAGATGCCATGCTTGAAGCagcttgtgccctctggttcgtgtttcactgtttctGAAGACGTCTACTGGGAGGACCAGGGTAGACTACGCATGAAGTAACCGATCTATACTGGGGCACGGAGCTCTGATCTGCCTTTTATTAAAGGCTCTTATTTCAGCCAAAAGGTCaagtaacagttttaaaaaaagtgctgCTGTAGAGTACTGCATTTTCAGAATTTGTGCATAGCATTGGGAATTGAGAAGCagtgaagcattttttttctttttgaaatctacAGCAATAATAAAGCATAAGTAGGCGTTTCTATCCATAGTAGCTTACAGAAGCTAAAACTGGCATCAATAAATGCTTCCACAATCGCTTTACAACAGGAGTTGGATTTAACAGCTCATCTGGAGGATGGAGCTTGAGGAGATGCAGCTACctgctcacatactgtaggctgaTACACCACGAGTCCACCGGAAGCCTTCTGATGCCACCCCCTGACTTGAGGTgcgtgtcagatcttgtagaagaccctatgggATGCAGTAAGAGCtgaagaaaacaggaggcgtggtaaaaaggaacacacaggggtttaatagtgcacaaaataatagtgacagtccgtgagacagtgtacggggaagacaaaacggcatccaaatccaaaccggtccaagggcaggtcaaagcacggtccgaaagtccaactggaaatccatcctgggacgcgacaaagttaaaatccccgggaggggggagcacacggacaaacgaaacatggaggtccaagggtgacggggcgagatcctccagaccccgggctcagggagcgggaggtgtcggggatgaggcctatgccctcaggagacggacgtagggtttcctggtgccaggcgggcctcgcgacatcttaccctaatgatgagccccgaggactggaggagctggtctttaaataatatcactaaaagggtacacctggagagctaaatgacacgaacaataatgagagcagtggagcgccctctagggagggatgtcgggcgtgacaagTACTGCTGCCTGAAAAAGACTTGCACTTGCACTGCTTATCCTGACTTTAAAATCAGATTGTGCTTGATTGTCCTTGGCACTAGATCCCTTGGACACACTGTTTCAATAGCGTCCATTGTTCTTATAAAACGTGAGGGCCTGGCTAGGGAGCAGTGACCACAGGAAAACCATCGCTCCATTTTGTAACCACTTCTTCCACCTCAGGAACCTGGGGGAGCTGGAGGCTGTCCTGCAAAGCAACGGGAACAAGTCGGGGTACCCTGTCCCTGGGAGGGATGTCCCTCCATTGCTGAACAGCCACACCAACACACCCGGGACACACACACTCGGGACACACACTCAGGACTGCCTGGCTTGCCACTTCGACAGTCTGGGCATTTGAGTGGGCATTTACTTGCATGCCCAGCCCATGCTGTGACACGAAACAACTTCCATTCAATCCAGGCACGCTCGAGGAATGTGCGATCGTTTGCTTTTTTATCGCAGTTCAGGGGAAGCTCCAGCAACTCGGGTCACTGCGGGGTTAAAACTGAGCCAACGGGCCTTTCCTCCTCCTCGGCACCTTGACGGTGGCGGCCGTGTGGTGTGTCGAACTCCCCCGAGAGCCCCGGCCCCCCGGGCCCTTGAGGGAGACGGCCTCGGCTCGCGCCCTCGCAAGATGGATGACTTGCTGATGGGGCCTGACCGTTCTGCTGACAGCAGCAGCGAGCAGCCGGTCGCAGTGAAGGCCTCTGCTGAGCCTTTATCTTGGTGATTTAGGAGTTGGCAAGGTGCACCATACTCCCTGCAGGTTTCAACAACACACACATAATGACATTCTGAAAGGGATACTGTGGTGCTCATAGTCACATACACACTACCTTGCATGCCTTCTTGGCTATAAATCGTGCTGGCAGGGCGATTCGCAGTATCgcacttacatacagtatgtgattgttCTTCCACGCCTATTTGACTATTCGCACGCTAGCGCAGAGCACATGGCACAACACCGAGTGCAAAACAAAGATGGCACAACCACAACTGGTGTTCGGTCTCTTGTTCCTGGGCATCCGACAGGTCCTGGCCAAGAACCTCATGCAGAAGGCTGAAATGGTTCAAATGATTCAGGTTTGGGTCCGTCTTAGGGATGACTTGTTTTGGCTGGTCaccatgtgtgtctgtgtgtggtgtatttaaatatatatattaataaaaatgtccaCTCAATGACTTAAGAAAGTGAGCAATAACTGGAGCTATCGATGAAGTACTAAGCAATACAACATGCTAGTTACTTTAATAGAGGGCTGATCGTTTCCAAGCTGGTCTGTGAGACTGTGGCACCTGGGCTGCTGCTCTGTGTGAAACTGGTGCCGCAGGCAGCAACAGCTCTGAAGTTCCATTGATCCCTGGAGCCTCCTGGGTTTTGTACAGATTAATGATAATCAATCCGGGCCgcaattttttaaaaggagTCAGAGGATGGGATTTACTTGTAAGGCACATTTATCTAGATGTTTCCCCACCACAGGGGGTTAGAGAGGGACTGGTATCGGAAGGAACAAAAGCAGTGATAGATTAGAAGTACACAAATTAAAGCAAAatctatgaaaaagaaacaaacatttgtcataattaacataattaaaagtatataagaaaagtaaaatacaatatataactATGGTATATTGCtatggaaaaataaatctacataAATATATCAGGTTGAGATGAAGTATAGCAGACATGTCTGAAAAGCATTAGCTGAGAACTtcatgtgtatttttctcaaaactCACATACAGCTTTAATGGTTTCATTGTCTCTCTGTGTGAATTTGAAAGCTAAAAAAAGACTGAATCCCTGTTGTGTTTATTATGAGAATCCTTCTGTTGGTGCAATCTGTAGCAGACAGGCGAGTGGTGATATTACCAGAGCCCCAGTGACACTCAGGGATGTGGATAAGGTGCAGTCTGTTCAGTCCGAGTAAACTATAATAAAGTCTTTGTTAACCGAGTTCTCTTCAGTAGAACGTCCTTCAACATGCTTGTGTTGCACTTAATTGTATATGTTCCGattgtttcttttgtgtttcttgGGTGCTATCAATTCACACACTTCAACAGCACAATAAAATATaacccctccccctcctcccttcATTTCCCTTACACTGGGGACCTGTCTGCTTATAAGTAAGACAACATGAGGTTTCTAACATACCTCAGGAGACCAGTGTACGAGCCAACATATATTGACAACCACgtgtttttgtgtttgctttGTAGGCCTGAATTAAAAGACGAAACCAGACGAAAAAGAAGAGATAGAGGACAAAGGCTCGACATGCCAGAGCAGAGCAACGACTACCGGGTGGTGGTGTTTGGGGCAGGGGGTGTGGGCAAGAGCTCGTTAGTGCTGCGTTTCGTCAAGGGGACCTTCCGCGACACCTACATCCCCACCATCGAGGACACCTACCGCCAGGTGATCAGCTGTGACAAGAGCGTCTGCACCCTGCAGATCACCGACACCACGGGCAGCCACCAGTTCCCCGCCATGCAGCGCCTCTCCATCTCCAAGGGCCACGCCTTCATCCTGGTCTACTCCATCACCAGCCGCCAGTCTCTGGAGGAGCTGAAGCCCATCTACCAGCAGGTCCTGCAGATCAAGGGCAGCGTGGAGAACATCCCCGTCATGCTGGTGGGCAACAAGTGCGACGAGACCCAGCGGGAGGTCGAGACCAAGGAAGGGGAGGCCCAGGCGGCCGCGTGGAAGTGCGCCTTCATGGAGACCTCGGCGAAGATGAACTACAACGTCAAGGAGCTCTTCCAGGAGCTGCTCAACCTGGAGAAGAAGAGGAACATGAGCCTCAACATTGACGGCAAGCGCTCCAGCAAGCAGAAGCGGGCGGACAAGATCAAGGGGAAGTGCAGCATCATGTAGGCCGCGTTGGAGACCGACAGAGAGATCGGGAGGCTAGCGGAGTGGGGGTGGggctgggggggagggggtcagGGGAGGGGAGGAGAAAGCACAAGGGGTCTCTGAGAAAATAACATGCCCTGCGCCTGTCCCAGCAGCAACGCCCCAACCCTGGCATGAACCTGGAATGAAGAAGACACGTTAGACACATCTATCACGCATTCCACTCCATAGCTATCCCTTCCAGAAGATGACTTAGAGGGAATGGGGGAAAGCAGTAAAGGGACAGGAGCTGCATGTCTCATGGAGTTTACGGAGGATATGTGAACGGGAGTCATTTTGCAGTGCCGCCTCCTATTCCTTCTTCCTCATGCATCCTGCCTCCCCCTCCGGGGCCACCTCATCCTCATTCCCCCACACGAATCCAGAATCTTGCAGTCTCTCCCTGCAAGTGCGAAGGATGggaagaaagagaaaaggagGCCACAGGACAGAGATCTTCCTTTTgcagggaaaagaaaagaaatttcCTCCCTACAGTGGAGAACATCAACCTGCTCAAGGTCCGTATCTAGAAAGTGAGCCCAAGGCCCCCTGGTTTGGACATCATTGGAGGCCTTAACATTAAAACACAATTGGTCAGAGATTCCAGATTTGGAGGATCAGAATGGGACATTTCCCAGTTGTGAAAATATTTCCATTATGAAATCATTCCCAGCTGGTCCCTTTAATTTCCTGCTTAActgcttgtttttgttctgccaGTCTTGGCTTTGTGTGTATCTAAATTAGGCATGTTGTTCACTAACTCACAATTACAATCCCCAACTATTTAAATGGGCCTAGTTGCACAAGGCTGTTCTATTTGGTGTTCCAGGGAGATGTAGAACAGTTGCAATGTGGTGCTGGACCAGGAACCACCTTGCAACCTAAAAGGATCACATCACTtttctccattacctgtaaac contains:
- the diras1a gene encoding GTP-binding protein Di-Ras1a, whose amino-acid sequence is MPEQSNDYRVVVFGAGGVGKSSLVLRFVKGTFRDTYIPTIEDTYRQVISCDKSVCTLQITDTTGSHQFPAMQRLSISKGHAFILVYSITSRQSLEELKPIYQQVLQIKGSVENIPVMLVGNKCDETQREVETKEGEAQAAAWKCAFMETSAKMNYNVKELFQELLNLEKKRNMSLNIDGKRSSKQKRADKIKGKCSIM